The Geotalea uraniireducens Rf4 genome window below encodes:
- a CDS encoding MotA/TolQ/ExbB proton channel family protein — MMYGIVSFFQMGGFFMFPILLVLAVGIAIAVERWIHLKRVKAENSRIWDEVHPVLVEGDFDKAREMVNEDKSALSQMLAMGLARQGAVRRREDIEIAMEESMMEIVPQLEKRTPYLALLSNIATLFGLLGTIMGLITAFAAVANASPAEKAALLAASISEAMNCTAFGLMTAIPLLLLHARLTTTTGQIVNSLEMVSVKALNTISTFTKRQY; from the coding sequence ATGATGTACGGTATAGTAAGTTTTTTTCAGATGGGCGGGTTCTTCATGTTCCCTATTCTACTCGTGCTTGCGGTCGGCATCGCCATTGCGGTCGAGCGCTGGATTCATCTGAAGCGCGTTAAGGCGGAAAACAGCAGGATATGGGACGAGGTGCATCCGGTGCTGGTCGAGGGGGATTTCGATAAGGCCAGGGAAATGGTCAACGAGGACAAATCGGCCCTCTCGCAGATGCTGGCGATGGGGTTGGCGCGCCAGGGGGCGGTCAGACGGCGGGAAGACATCGAAATCGCCATGGAAGAGAGCATGATGGAGATAGTTCCTCAACTGGAAAAGCGGACACCTTACCTGGCGCTGCTCTCGAATATCGCCACACTGTTCGGACTGCTCGGCACTATTATGGGTCTTATCACGGCCTTCGCCGCGGTCGCCAATGCGAGCCCCGCTGAAAAGGCCGCCCTGCTCGCGGCCAGCATTTCGGAGGCCATGAACTGCACGGCGTTCGGTCTGATGACCGCGATCCCGCTTCTGCTGCTCCATGCCCGCCTGACGACAACCACGGGGCAGATTGTGAACAGCCTCGAGATGGTGTCGGTAAAGGCGCTGAACACTATCTCGACTTTCACGAAGCGCCAATACTGA
- a CDS encoding AgmX/PglI C-terminal domain-containing protein, whose protein sequence is MNTSLLEQELAPLNAQIEQVRGRLAELECELQAVEAELETSSDDRLRFDALRGACNVLDRLGELEAGQLFWEGLPEIKDPAGHIARLRSRIASFDEEIRGTLETQANLKAQANRCLGELDCLYDEIDNAHARDERREEEFAIERELSPVSHQPVMPWSHDDESDRRYRRALRTAMLLSLLLSIIIRLVTVPVPVRPVVAQIPERLAMMVRQEHKKPELVKKSKEQKKEAKTEGIKEEKKETAKAQERPKAAPAEQTAAPKKAQNTGVLAFKESFKDLIDETPVARLGTEARLSNPATQTAGQALASRSLVAMQGGGGPGGGGGNGAVSRNVGSGGIGNGAGLGRNVGSGGGNDARLGRAGAGFTQVKSAIAGPGAKEAKPLSSGARPGRTDEEIQILFDRYKAALYRIYNTELRKNPTLRGKMVLRITIEPSGAVSACAVESSNMNATEFSAQIVDRVKKFNFGAKDGVPKTTILYPIDFLPGR, encoded by the coding sequence GTGAATACATCATTACTAGAGCAGGAATTGGCGCCGCTGAACGCTCAGATCGAGCAGGTCCGGGGAAGGCTTGCGGAGCTCGAGTGCGAGTTGCAGGCGGTAGAGGCAGAGCTTGAAACCTCTTCTGACGACCGGCTTCGTTTCGACGCCCTGCGGGGTGCCTGCAACGTCCTCGACCGACTCGGCGAACTGGAAGCTGGTCAACTCTTCTGGGAAGGATTGCCGGAGATCAAGGATCCCGCCGGACATATCGCACGGCTGCGGAGTCGCATCGCCAGCTTCGACGAGGAAATCCGCGGCACGCTGGAAACACAGGCGAATCTCAAGGCGCAGGCGAACCGATGCCTCGGAGAACTCGACTGTCTGTACGATGAAATTGACAATGCGCATGCTCGCGACGAGAGGCGCGAGGAAGAATTTGCCATCGAACGTGAGCTTTCCCCGGTTTCGCATCAGCCGGTCATGCCTTGGAGTCATGATGACGAGAGCGATCGGCGCTACCGCCGCGCCCTGCGCACGGCGATGCTCCTCAGCTTGCTCCTTAGTATTATCATCCGCCTGGTGACCGTGCCGGTGCCGGTCCGTCCGGTAGTTGCCCAGATCCCGGAACGGCTGGCGATGATGGTCAGACAGGAACACAAGAAGCCGGAGCTGGTGAAAAAATCGAAAGAACAGAAAAAAGAAGCGAAAACGGAAGGGATAAAAGAAGAGAAAAAGGAAACGGCCAAGGCACAGGAACGCCCCAAAGCGGCCCCGGCTGAACAGACGGCCGCACCCAAAAAAGCTCAAAACACAGGGGTCCTGGCGTTCAAGGAGAGTTTCAAGGATCTTATTGATGAGACTCCGGTTGCCAGACTTGGGACCGAAGCCCGTCTGAGCAACCCTGCTACCCAAACGGCGGGGCAGGCCCTGGCGAGCCGTTCCCTGGTGGCGATGCAGGGGGGTGGAGGACCCGGCGGCGGTGGCGGCAATGGCGCAGTCAGTCGGAACGTCGGCAGCGGCGGGATCGGCAATGGCGCCGGACTGGGTCGGAATGTCGGCAGCGGCGGGGGCAACGATGCTCGACTTGGCCGCGCGGGCGCTGGCTTTACGCAAGTTAAGAGTGCGATCGCAGGCCCGGGGGCGAAGGAGGCCAAGCCACTTAGCTCTGGGGCTCGTCCGGGCCGAACCGACGAAGAGATTCAGATTCTATTCGATCGTTACAAGGCTGCGCTCTACCGTATCTATAATACCGAATTGCGTAAGAATCCGACCCTTCGCGGGAAGATGGTGCTGCGGATCACAATCGAACCGAGCGGGGCGGTTTCTGCCTGCGCGGTGGAGTCTAGCAATATGAACGCGACTGAGTTCTCCGCCCAGATTGTCGACAGGGTCAAAAAGTTCAACTTTGGCGCCAAAGATGGGGTGCCGAAGACGACGATCTTGTATCCCATCGACTTCCTCCCCGGCCGGTAA
- a CDS encoding tetratricopeptide repeat protein codes for MKRIRLLVFAIPAILAACQTGGSRETIAQLRNMQIEIKEEAIEGGLEKAMESYQRFLKETPESALTPAAIRRLADLKIEREYGYLTALAATQPFTPAPSPSGPVGPQGARGETLSPAWERVALPSPNPSPRGRGQGVLSPFGREIERWIGRVRGTDPQSPLTESQADFEKRTTQSPQLTAKGGKSGGLPEAGTEDLERAGTREAIALYKKLLDKYPLYPGNDQVLYQMSRAYEELGQTEDAMGVMDRLVRDFPHSPYIDEVRFRRAEFFFTRKRYLDAEAAYKSIVDMGAGSPYYELALYKLGWTFYKQELYEEGLQRFIALLDRKVATGYDFAQTKDDLERKRVDDAFRVISQSFSYLRGADSVMEYFDTNGKRSYEDRIYSNLGEFYFDKRRYSDAAAAYNAFVTRNPFHLVSPQFHMRVIEIQMAGGFPSVVIDAKKQFARNYGLKAEYWKHFDPGARPEVLGFLKTNFTDLAHHYHSLYQDPEHAKEKGENFQEAMHWYEEFLVSFPKDAESPAINYQLADLLLENRSFARAALEYEKTAYGYPSHEKSSAAGYAAIYAYREQLRTAVPEEKDKVKRETVRSSLKFAETYPKHEKAAIVLGAAADDLYDMKDYEQGLAAARKLIEVFPGADQEVLKSAWIVVGHSCYDLKRYAEGEAAYVKVLALLPAEDKSRASFMDNLAASIYKQGEQANALKDYRAAADHFLRVGRMASTSKIRVNAEYDAAAALIQLKDWKMAATVLVGFRDLFPGHQLQPEVTRKIAYVYKEDGKLSLAADEYERVEREFKDEEVRRGALMLAAELHQQTGNSKQALAVYRRFVGSFPQPVEVNLEMRNKIAEILKAENDQKNYLDELNEIVAIDAAAGQARTPRTRYLGGKAALVFAEQTYDRFTEVRLVKPFEANLRKKKELMKVTTQAFNKLVEYEVGEVTAAATFYLAEIYAHFSKALTESERPDGLNAQETQEYELAIEEQAYPFEEKAIQIHEKNLELISMGIYNPWIDRSLERLARLVPARYDKPEVPTEIVASLETYSFEIERQAPPAPQAAPAAPAAPAVRVEAPAADPSPAAQGEKPTEAVPQKKATSKQAAAVSPRAKGKKHGKRAKK; via the coding sequence ATGAAGCGAATCCGACTTTTAGTCTTTGCAATTCCGGCGATCCTTGCTGCCTGTCAAACGGGCGGTAGCAGGGAGACGATTGCCCAGTTGCGGAACATGCAGATCGAGATCAAGGAAGAGGCGATCGAAGGCGGGCTCGAGAAAGCTATGGAGAGTTACCAGCGCTTTCTGAAAGAAACGCCCGAATCGGCGCTGACTCCCGCGGCGATCCGTCGTCTTGCCGACCTGAAGATCGAGAGGGAATACGGTTACCTGACTGCCCTTGCGGCAACCCAACCCTTCACCCCCGCCCCTTCTCCTTCAGGCCCTGTGGGTCCACAAGGGGCGAGGGGAGAAACCCTCTCCCCGGCGTGGGAGAGGGTGGCCCTACCCTCACCCAATCCCTCTCCCAGAGGGAGAGGGCAAGGAGTTCTCTCTCCCTTCGGGAGAGAGATAGAGAGATGGATTGGCCGGGTGAGGGGGACCGATCCGCAATCTCCCCTGACCGAGTCGCAGGCGGATTTTGAAAAAAGAACGACCCAGAGTCCGCAGCTTACCGCCAAGGGAGGAAAATCGGGCGGGCTTCCCGAAGCCGGTACCGAAGATCTCGAAAGAGCAGGGACTCGGGAGGCGATCGCGCTCTACAAAAAGCTGCTGGACAAATACCCGCTGTACCCGGGCAACGACCAGGTTCTGTACCAGATGTCCCGCGCCTACGAGGAACTGGGGCAGACGGAGGATGCCATGGGGGTCATGGACCGGCTGGTCCGCGACTTCCCGCATTCACCCTACATCGACGAGGTGCGGTTCCGGCGGGCCGAATTCTTCTTTACCCGCAAGCGGTATCTCGATGCGGAAGCAGCGTACAAGAGCATCGTGGACATGGGTGCCGGTTCCCCATACTACGAGCTCGCCCTGTACAAGCTCGGCTGGACCTTCTACAAGCAGGAGCTCTACGAGGAGGGGCTGCAGCGATTCATCGCGCTGCTGGATCGGAAGGTTGCCACCGGATACGACTTTGCCCAGACGAAAGACGATCTTGAACGCAAGCGTGTAGACGACGCCTTCCGGGTCATCAGCCAGAGCTTCTCGTACCTTCGCGGTGCCGACTCCGTGATGGAATACTTTGATACCAACGGCAAGCGCAGCTATGAGGACCGCATCTACAGCAATCTCGGTGAATTCTATTTCGATAAACGCCGGTACAGCGATGCCGCGGCCGCTTACAACGCCTTCGTCACCCGCAACCCCTTCCACCTGGTTTCTCCGCAGTTCCACATGCGCGTCATCGAAATCCAGATGGCCGGAGGCTTCCCCAGCGTCGTTATCGATGCAAAGAAGCAGTTTGCCAGGAATTACGGCCTGAAGGCCGAATACTGGAAACATTTCGATCCGGGCGCGCGTCCCGAGGTCCTCGGTTTTCTGAAGACCAACTTCACCGACCTCGCCCATCACTATCACTCGCTTTACCAGGATCCGGAGCACGCCAAGGAAAAGGGGGAGAACTTCCAGGAGGCAATGCACTGGTACGAGGAGTTCCTGGTCTCCTTCCCGAAGGATGCCGAATCGCCGGCGATAAATTACCAACTGGCCGACCTGCTGCTTGAAAACCGCTCCTTCGCCAGGGCTGCGCTGGAATATGAAAAGACGGCCTACGGCTATCCGAGCCACGAAAAGTCGTCCGCTGCCGGCTATGCCGCCATTTATGCCTATCGGGAACAGCTACGCACCGCTGTGCCAGAGGAGAAAGACAAAGTCAAGCGCGAGACCGTGCGCAGTTCGCTCAAATTTGCAGAGACCTACCCGAAACACGAGAAGGCCGCGATCGTCCTTGGGGCGGCCGCGGACGACCTGTACGACATGAAGGATTACGAGCAGGGGCTCGCTGCCGCGCGCAAGCTCATCGAGGTCTTCCCGGGTGCAGACCAGGAGGTCCTGAAGTCGGCCTGGATCGTCGTCGGCCATTCCTGTTACGACCTCAAGCGCTATGCCGAGGGCGAGGCCGCCTATGTGAAGGTCCTGGCTCTGCTTCCCGCAGAAGACAAAAGCCGGGCAAGCTTCATGGACAATCTTGCTGCATCGATTTACAAGCAGGGGGAGCAAGCCAATGCCCTCAAGGATTATCGGGCCGCTGCAGACCATTTCCTGCGTGTTGGCCGCATGGCTTCCACATCGAAGATCCGGGTTAATGCCGAGTACGATGCCGCTGCCGCCCTGATCCAGCTCAAGGACTGGAAAATGGCGGCTACTGTCCTGGTGGGATTTCGGGATCTCTTCCCCGGCCATCAGCTGCAGCCGGAAGTCACCAGGAAGATTGCCTATGTCTACAAGGAAGACGGGAAGCTTTCCCTCGCGGCTGATGAATATGAACGCGTAGAGAGGGAATTCAAGGATGAGGAGGTGAGGAGAGGGGCTCTCATGCTTGCGGCGGAACTGCATCAGCAGACGGGGAACAGCAAGCAGGCCCTCGCAGTATACCGCCGATTTGTCGGCTCATTCCCGCAACCGGTCGAGGTTAATCTGGAAATGCGCAACAAGATCGCTGAAATCCTTAAGGCGGAGAACGATCAGAAAAATTATCTGGACGAGCTTAATGAGATCGTTGCGATCGATGCAGCGGCCGGGCAGGCGCGTACCCCGCGGACCCGATACCTGGGAGGGAAGGCCGCGCTGGTGTTTGCCGAGCAGACCTATGACCGGTTCACAGAAGTCCGGCTCGTAAAACCCTTCGAAGCCAACCTGCGAAAAAAGAAAGAGTTGATGAAGGTGACAACCCAGGCATTCAATAAACTCGTGGAGTATGAAGTCGGTGAGGTCACGGCCGCGGCGACGTTCTATCTTGCGGAGATTTACGCACACTTCAGCAAAGCCCTGACGGAGTCCGAGCGTCCGGACGGCCTGAATGCCCAGGAAACGCAAGAGTACGAACTGGCCATCGAGGAACAGGCGTATCCCTTCGAGGAAAAGGCCATCCAGATCCACGAGAAGAATCTCGAACTGATCTCCATGGGTATCTACAACCCCTGGATCGACAGGAGCCTGGAAAGACTGGCCAGGCTCGTGCCCGCCCGCTACGACAAGCCGGAAGTTCCCACGGAAATCGTCGCCTCGCTTGAAACCTACTCGTTTGAGATTGAAAGGCAGGCACCGCCGGCGCCGCAGGCTGCACCTGCTGCACCTGCTGCACCGGCTGTCAGGGTGGAGGCGCCTGCTGCAGACCCTTCTCCTGCAGCTCAGGGGGAAAAACCGACGGAAGCAGTGCCACAGAAGAAGGCAACCTCCAAACAGGCCGCAGCGGTTTCGCCGCGGGCCAAGGGGAAAAAACATGGAAAACGCGCCAAAAAATGA
- a CDS encoding ExbD/TolR family protein, with the protein MRESRRMKRMERNNKRRHASLNLIPMLDVLSVLVFFLLFHSFNGDMPEQRLALPQSVVETKPRGTVAISVTPEAVLVQGEPVMRTADLFDDRIGTVHEVTERLAQIQRSMNNETSTNTVSATETREITLLADKTIPFKVLKKIMTTCTASGYGKISLAVIQKAAHG; encoded by the coding sequence ATGAGAGAAAGCAGACGTATGAAACGGATGGAGCGTAATAACAAACGCCGTCATGCAAGTCTGAATCTGATACCCATGTTGGATGTTCTTTCCGTTCTGGTGTTCTTTCTGCTTTTTCACTCATTCAACGGTGATATGCCGGAACAGCGGCTCGCTCTCCCCCAGTCCGTCGTCGAGACCAAGCCGAGGGGAACGGTGGCGATCTCGGTCACTCCCGAAGCAGTACTGGTTCAGGGGGAACCGGTGATGAGGACCGCCGACCTTTTTGATGACCGCATCGGGACGGTTCATGAAGTAACGGAGCGGCTGGCGCAGATTCAGCGCAGCATGAACAACGAGACAAGCACCAACACGGTTTCTGCAACCGAAACCAGGGAAATCACTCTCCTGGCTGATAAAACGATTCCATTCAAAGTGCTCAAGAAAATAATGACAACCTGCACGGCTTCTGGATACGGGAAGATTTCACTTGCCGTCATCCAGAAGGCGGCGCACGGCTAG
- a CDS encoding tetratricopeptide repeat protein, whose amino-acid sequence MENAPKNDATREREQGTCSCMATIAGYLLLAIGLSLLVGCATAGKAKVEPAEPTPAAAAAAAEPSPSLPAGPSVVHFTDGREGFLITEPSGMDAQLRADFDQASAMIKEAKFDKAIELLEKVIAQSPEMTAPHINLAIAYRQINKPEQAEQHLKKALELIPVHPVASNEYGLMLRKAGRFAESRLIYEKSLAAFPEYHPIHKNLAILCDLYLKDLACAVEHYEIYGQAMPKDQQVKLWLADLQTRRPTASAGMGNGLSVH is encoded by the coding sequence ATGGAAAACGCGCCAAAAAATGATGCAACGAGGGAAAGAGAGCAGGGGACTTGTTCCTGCATGGCAACGATTGCCGGTTACCTGCTGTTGGCGATAGGCCTCTCGCTGCTCGTAGGATGCGCCACCGCGGGCAAGGCCAAGGTGGAGCCGGCTGAACCCACGCCCGCCGCGGCGGCCGCGGCAGCAGAACCGTCTCCCTCCCTGCCGGCGGGACCCTCTGTGGTGCACTTCACCGATGGGCGTGAAGGATTTCTGATTACGGAACCGTCCGGCATGGATGCGCAGTTGCGTGCAGACTTTGATCAGGCGAGCGCCATGATCAAGGAAGCGAAGTTTGACAAGGCGATCGAATTGCTGGAAAAAGTGATCGCCCAGTCGCCGGAAATGACCGCGCCCCACATCAATCTCGCGATTGCTTACAGACAGATAAACAAGCCGGAACAGGCCGAGCAGCATCTGAAAAAAGCCCTGGAATTGATTCCCGTGCATCCGGTGGCGAGCAATGAATACGGACTGATGTTGCGTAAAGCCGGGCGTTTTGCCGAAAGCCGGCTGATTTATGAAAAATCGCTCGCTGCTTTTCCCGAATATCATCCGATACACAAAAATCTCGCAATCCTTTGCGACCTGTATCTGAAAGATTTGGCTTGTGCCGTTGAACATTATGAGATCTATGGCCAAGCGATGCCCAAGGACCAGCAGGTGAAGTTATGGCTTGCTGATTTGCAGACCCGCAGGCCAACGGCATCAGCCGGTATGGGGAACGGATTGTCCGTGCACTAA
- a CDS encoding ExbD/TolR family protein, translated as MARRKWRKKESLETDIMELLNLTPMMDVFTVLVVFLLITAVFTSITIMDLSVPTSAGGSVSNRPNFAIEVIVRNSGLEIANGRSVEAAIPKKDGAYDLKKLSEILLRLKARYPEKEDATVLMEPKVEYDHLIQVMDTVRGAGVRAEGSREVEKVALFPKISIGDAP; from the coding sequence ATGGCCAGACGTAAATGGAGAAAGAAAGAGTCACTCGAGACGGATATCATGGAGCTCCTGAACCTGACACCGATGATGGATGTTTTTACCGTTCTGGTGGTTTTTCTGCTCATCACTGCCGTCTTTACGAGTATTACCATCATGGACTTGAGTGTCCCTACCAGCGCCGGCGGATCTGTTTCCAACAGGCCGAATTTTGCCATCGAGGTGATTGTCCGCAACTCGGGACTGGAAATTGCCAACGGGAGGTCCGTGGAGGCCGCGATTCCCAAGAAAGACGGTGCATACGATCTCAAGAAACTGTCCGAAATCCTCCTTCGTCTGAAAGCCCGGTATCCGGAGAAGGAAGACGCGACAGTTCTGATGGAGCCGAAGGTGGAATACGATCATCTTATCCAGGTCATGGATACGGTTCGCGGCGCCGGAGTGCGGGCAGAAGGGAGCAGAGAGGTCGAGAAAGTCGCTCTCTTCCCGAAAATATCCATAGGAGACGCGCCATGA
- a CDS encoding tetratricopeptide repeat protein: MSRLILILVCLLSTTLSMAASTTPSNGLKDVYFGEALYHAFQGDWFQSIARLDTELGQHYGLDEPALDSLYYHINEAEFDVGDFELGYRMHLRAGRAITAVIEGNVEESVRNEAIYRLARLYFQKAQPENALHALERIRGTVPARIRDDLGFLRGQIFMANGRFVEAARIFKDLQNAKSLEGFASYNLGIALLKDGKEQDGRKSLDRTGQILSNSPSTLAIKDKSNLVLGYKLLDENAGENAKLVLERVRLSGPFSNRALLGSGWADASRGLFERALVPWSLLAEREVTDPAVQEALLAVPYAYGKLNIYGRAAVLYGKALESFGKEVDKLGASIKSVREGKFLQALAREELKQDSDWVVKLRNLPEAPETYYLLELMASHDFQDSLKNYLDLNELQKKLAGWERDLDAFEDIIQQRRTYYQPLLPEIHRAFRQLDSQMRLRLEQRDRVQKRLNAMLVAPRPDYLATAEERIATEKIGRLEQALVSNGGTAPDEIKDRISHLRGVLIWNISTEYDQRLTDAYKDLHDLNQVVDRLKKQYNAFVRTRQAATQSYEGYDDVIRRQRNLIASAQEKVKVLMVRQGNMLETMAANELTKRRERLEQFQITARFAIADSYDRATKTQTEKSVGK; this comes from the coding sequence CCTTCCAATGGCCTGAAGGATGTCTACTTCGGAGAGGCGCTCTATCACGCCTTTCAGGGGGATTGGTTTCAATCCATCGCCCGGCTTGACACCGAGCTTGGGCAGCACTACGGGCTCGATGAACCCGCGCTCGACTCGCTCTATTACCACATCAACGAAGCGGAATTTGATGTGGGGGATTTTGAACTGGGCTATCGGATGCATCTCCGGGCCGGGCGCGCCATCACCGCGGTCATAGAGGGGAACGTCGAGGAGTCCGTGCGTAATGAAGCGATTTATCGGTTGGCACGGCTCTACTTCCAGAAAGCCCAACCGGAAAATGCCCTCCATGCCTTGGAACGTATTCGCGGGACGGTTCCCGCAAGGATTCGCGACGACCTGGGATTCTTGCGTGGGCAAATCTTTATGGCGAACGGCCGGTTCGTTGAGGCCGCACGCATTTTTAAAGACCTGCAAAATGCCAAGAGCCTTGAAGGGTTTGCCAGCTACAACCTCGGGATCGCATTGTTAAAAGATGGGAAGGAGCAGGATGGGCGGAAGTCACTTGACCGTACCGGGCAAATCCTCAGCAATAGCCCGTCCACGTTGGCAATCAAGGACAAGTCGAACTTGGTCCTCGGCTACAAGCTGCTGGATGAAAATGCTGGTGAAAATGCCAAGCTGGTCCTTGAGCGGGTGCGTTTAAGCGGACCTTTCTCTAATCGGGCACTCCTGGGTTCGGGCTGGGCAGATGCCTCTCGAGGTCTGTTCGAAAGAGCACTCGTTCCCTGGAGCCTCCTGGCGGAGCGCGAGGTCACTGATCCCGCGGTTCAGGAAGCCCTGCTCGCCGTGCCGTATGCCTACGGGAAACTAAACATCTATGGGCGGGCGGCAGTGCTGTACGGCAAAGCTCTGGAGTCCTTCGGCAAGGAAGTCGACAAACTCGGTGCGTCTATCAAGTCTGTCCGGGAAGGGAAATTTCTTCAGGCCCTGGCGCGAGAAGAGTTGAAACAGGACTCCGACTGGGTTGTCAAGCTGCGCAATCTGCCGGAAGCGCCCGAAACCTATTACCTGCTCGAATTAATGGCTTCCCATGATTTTCAGGACTCCCTCAAGAACTACCTTGACCTGAATGAACTGCAAAAGAAGCTTGCTGGATGGGAAAGGGATCTGGATGCATTTGAGGATATCATCCAGCAACGTCGAACGTATTACCAGCCGTTGCTTCCCGAGATTCACCGTGCATTCAGGCAGCTTGACTCGCAAATGCGTCTGCGTCTGGAGCAACGGGATCGGGTCCAGAAACGTCTCAATGCCATGCTGGTAGCGCCGCGGCCCGATTACCTGGCTACTGCGGAGGAACGGATTGCCACGGAAAAAATTGGACGTCTGGAACAGGCTCTGGTTTCGAACGGTGGGACGGCACCCGATGAAATCAAGGACCGGATAAGCCATTTGCGGGGGGTGCTCATCTGGAACATCTCCACGGAATATGACCAGCGCCTTACGGATGCATACAAGGACCTGCATGATTTGAACCAAGTGGTGGACCGGTTGAAGAAACAGTACAACGCTTTTGTCCGTACCCGCCAGGCCGCCACCCAAAGCTATGAAGGCTATGACGATGTGATCCGCCGCCAACGTAATCTGATTGCGTCGGCTCAGGAAAAAGTGAAGGTCCTGATGGTACGTCAGGGGAATATGCTTGAAACTATGGCCGCAAATGAACTGACCAAGCGCCGCGAGCGGCTGGAACAGTTCCAGATTACCGCGCGTTTTGCCATAGCGGATAGTTATGACCGTGCCACCAAGACCCAGACTGAAAAGAGTGTTGGCAAATGA